In a genomic window of Erigeron canadensis isolate Cc75 chromosome 5, C_canadensis_v1, whole genome shotgun sequence:
- the LOC122599603 gene encoding proteasome subunit beta type-1-like, with the protein MTKEHANWSPYDNNGGTCVAIAGADYCVIAADTRMSTGYSILTRDYSKICKLADKSYMASSGFQADVKALQKVLSSRHLIYQHQHNKQMSCPAMAQLLSNTLYYKRFFPYYAFNVLGGLDSEGKGCVFTYDAVGSYERVGYSAQGSGATLITPFLDNQLKTPSPLLLPAQDAVTPLSEEEAVDLVKTCFSSATERDIYTGDSVEIIIVNANGVRHESEQLRKD; encoded by the exons ATGACCAAGGAACATGCCAACTGGTCTCCATATGATAACAATGGAGG AACATGTGTGGCGATAGCTGGTGCGGATTATTGTGTGATTGCAGCTGATACTCGTATGTCCACCGGCTACAGCATCCTCACCCGTGATTATTCCAAAATCTGTAAATT AGCGGACAAAAGTTATATGGCTTCTTCAGGATTCCAGGCTGATGTTAAAGCCTTACAGAAGGTCCTATCTTCAAGACACCTG ATCTATCAACACCAGCACAACAAACAGATGAGTTGCCCTGCTATGGCTCAGCTTCTCTCAAACACCCTTTACTACAAGCGCTTCTTCCCGTATTATGCCTTTAATGTTTTAGGTGGCCTTGACAGTGAAg GGAAGGGATGTGTCTTCACATATGATGCTGTTGGATCATATGAGAGGGTTGGGTACAGTGCTCAAGGTTCGGGTGCTACACTCATCACTCCATTCTTGGACAACCAGCTCAAGACCCCGAGCCCTCTTCTGTTACCCGCACAG GATGCTGTTACACCGCTTTCAGAAGAGGAAGCGGTTGATCTAGTGAAAACTTGTTTTTCATCGGCAACAGAAAGAGATATATACACT GGTGACAGCGTTGAAATTATAATCGTAAATGCTAATGGAGTTCGTCATGAAAGTGAACAACTCCGCAAAGACTAG
- the LOC122600579 gene encoding protein cornichon homolog 4-like, which produces MVDLFAWLISFFLLIAVLCLVLYQLTCFLDLEQDDINPYELATNINNTTLPEFITQGALCFLHLVTRHWIMLLFCLPYLYYNVNRYIHRRHLLYATEAFNKLPKEKYLRLYKLVYLAFLFVLSIFWMIWCIVDEE; this is translated from the exons ATGGTAGATTTATTCGCATGGCTAATATCCTTTTTCCTTCTCATAGCAGTCTTATGCCTCGTTCTTTACCAG TTGACATGCTTTTTAGACTTAGAGCAAGATGACATTAATCCGTATGAGTTGGCGACTAATATAAACAACACGACATTGCCAGAGTTTATAACTCAAGGAGCATTGTGCTTTCTGCATCTTGTGACGAGACATTGGATCATGTTGCTGTTCTGTCTGccatatttatattataacgTGAATCG aTACATTCACAGACGTCATTTATTGTATGCAACAGAGGCGTTCAACAAGCTGCCAAAGGAAAAGTACCTGCGATTGTATAAACTTGTTTATCTTGCTTTCTTGTTCGTTCTCTCTATATTTTG GATGATCTGGTGTATTGTTGATgaagaataa